A single Fluviispira vulneris DNA region contains:
- the rpoZ gene encoding DNA-directed RNA polymerase subunit omega, whose amino-acid sequence MARISVQDCLDQIPNRFVVVMLAARRMRQLQKGSDALVECKNKEAVTALREIAAGKVGIKNAEIVPGLRLPGRIK is encoded by the coding sequence ATGGCTCGTATTTCAGTTCAAGATTGCCTCGATCAAATTCCAAACCGCTTTGTTGTTGTTATGCTGGCGGCTCGTCGTATGCGTCAACTTCAAAAGGGAAGTGATGCTCTTGTTGAATGCAAAAACAAAGAAGCAGTGACCGCATTGCGCGAAATTGCTGCTGGAAAAGTCGGCATTAAAAATGCTGAGATTGTTCCCGGTCTCAGACTACCAGGTCGTATTAAATAA
- a CDS encoding Cof-type HAD-IIB family hydrolase has translation MSFGYKAIFVDLDGTLLNSKKEISQKNLDCLNAFIDQGIHVVIATGRTIKSVNKVTEKLNLNTPIITLNGSDIKKSRDGYSMSLTYLENKYRDLIFDRCKMILNGNPQYSIQNLLVDTSRGFYCLYPNAIDVDKFTTHYDSEVLELDIENPPEEQVISFLILLTPESNREAFLKDQDEYFMSKIQFCTFNGWPWIEVGASNANKGTAMTLVCEHLGIEVKDVIAFGDGQNDAEMLKSAGLGVAMGNADQYALQFAKAKTVSNDADGVAVFLERLYNVSK, from the coding sequence ATGAGTTTTGGATATAAAGCAATTTTTGTTGATTTAGATGGAACTTTATTAAATTCGAAAAAAGAAATATCACAAAAGAATTTAGATTGTCTCAATGCATTTATTGATCAGGGAATTCATGTTGTTATTGCAACTGGTAGAACTATTAAATCAGTTAATAAGGTTACAGAAAAACTGAATTTAAATACACCAATTATTACTTTAAATGGCAGTGATATTAAAAAAAGTAGAGATGGTTATTCAATGTCTCTTACGTATCTCGAAAATAAATATCGTGATCTTATTTTTGATAGATGCAAAATGATTTTAAATGGGAATCCACAATATAGTATCCAAAACTTATTAGTAGATACTTCAAGAGGTTTCTATTGTTTATATCCAAATGCAATTGATGTCGATAAATTTACCACACATTATGATAGCGAAGTTCTTGAATTGGATATAGAAAATCCCCCAGAAGAACAAGTAATCAGCTTTTTAATCCTCTTGACCCCAGAAAGCAATCGTGAAGCTTTTTTAAAAGATCAAGATGAATATTTTATGTCAAAAATTCAATTTTGTACTTTCAATGGCTGGCCATGGATTGAAGTCGGAGCTTCGAATGCAAACAAAGGCACTGCAATGACCTTGGTGTGTGAACATTTGGGAATTGAAGTTAAGGATGTGATTGCTTTTGGGGATGGGCAGAATGATGCAGAAATGCTTAAATCTGCAGGTCTCGGTGTGGCTATGGGAAATGCCGATCAATATGCTTTGCAATTTGCAAAGGCAAAAACAGTTTCAAATGATGCAGATGGCGTTGCCGTCTTCTTAGAACGCTTATACAATGTGAGTAAATAA
- the metG gene encoding methionine--tRNA ligase, translated as MTDCYKYFTTPIYYANGTPHAGHVYATILASILKTHYEQRGAKVKFLTGLDEHGEAVETKAKELNKSPQQLVDEMAVLWKNEFARFEINNDIFIRTTDKDHIKNVQNILNYCYKKGDIYFGEHEGYYCYKCEGYLTNSERDENNNCLVHKIPTELRKEKNYFFKTSKYREQLKDLIAKGQITHQERYINELLGMLENLDSDLSISRPKSRLSWGVELPFDSEHVAYVWFDALPNYVTGIGGIEKAHSSAYWQNAHHILGKDILKFHGIFWPAMCLSLDIPLPKLLITGWILQDSHKMSKSLGNGINVEQILHFGRDTFVNYFFRATNPGEDIEFSWKSYLERYNSDLANGIGNLLSRTLTMVEKYFANKIPKFAHNLLLEEQKEIGIACKNAVKNVQIAFDEFRIADVMNEIWSLISLTDKHIAQQKPWDIAKKNEAESQLQLANIIASSIAVLRVAGYLAYPFFPKKMNELLQSIGEDTSDFSHSYARAQEFFAIQSEFSLKEIPKLYARLDIAAEMLKMKPANESASVKPEAKKIIKVDNKKEASVENPNIIPIQDFAKVQMHVGTVLSAEYVEGSEKLLRLIVSLGTLGERQIFSGIREWVKPEEIANRKVIIVSNLAPRKMKFGMSEGMMLATDTADGKVSPIYLPENLKEGALLT; from the coding sequence ATGACAGATTGTTATAAATATTTTACAACTCCAATTTATTATGCAAATGGAACTCCACATGCAGGACATGTTTATGCTACTATTTTAGCAAGCATATTAAAGACTCATTATGAGCAGCGTGGAGCAAAAGTTAAATTTTTAACCGGTCTCGATGAACATGGCGAAGCTGTTGAAACAAAAGCTAAAGAACTAAATAAATCTCCTCAACAGTTAGTCGATGAAATGGCCGTTCTATGGAAAAATGAGTTTGCGCGATTTGAAATAAATAATGATATATTTATAAGAACAACTGATAAAGATCATATAAAAAATGTGCAAAATATTTTGAATTATTGTTATAAAAAAGGCGATATTTATTTTGGAGAACATGAAGGTTATTATTGCTATAAATGTGAAGGATATTTAACCAATAGTGAAAGAGATGAGAATAATAATTGCCTAGTCCACAAAATTCCAACTGAACTTAGAAAAGAAAAAAATTATTTCTTTAAAACTTCAAAATATCGTGAGCAGTTAAAAGATTTGATTGCTAAAGGACAAATCACTCACCAAGAAAGATACATTAATGAACTTTTAGGAATGCTGGAAAACTTAGACTCTGATCTCAGTATTTCTCGTCCAAAATCTCGTTTATCTTGGGGGGTTGAGCTACCTTTTGATTCTGAGCATGTTGCTTATGTTTGGTTCGACGCATTGCCAAACTATGTAACTGGTATTGGTGGAATTGAAAAAGCGCATTCAAGTGCATATTGGCAAAATGCACACCATATTTTAGGAAAAGACATCCTTAAGTTTCATGGTATATTTTGGCCTGCGATGTGTTTATCTCTCGATATTCCTTTACCAAAATTACTGATTACAGGATGGATACTTCAAGACTCACATAAGATGTCGAAGAGTTTAGGGAATGGTATCAATGTGGAACAAATCTTGCATTTTGGTCGCGATACTTTTGTAAATTATTTTTTTAGAGCAACAAATCCTGGTGAAGATATTGAATTTTCATGGAAATCCTATCTTGAAAGATACAACTCCGACTTAGCAAATGGAATTGGAAATCTTTTATCAAGAACTTTGACAATGGTGGAAAAGTATTTTGCAAATAAAATTCCAAAATTTGCTCATAATTTATTATTAGAAGAACAAAAAGAAATTGGAATTGCCTGCAAAAATGCAGTAAAAAATGTACAAATTGCTTTTGATGAATTTAGAATTGCCGATGTGATGAATGAAATTTGGTCGCTTATTTCGCTCACTGACAAACATATTGCTCAGCAAAAACCATGGGATATTGCAAAAAAGAATGAAGCGGAAAGTCAGCTACAATTAGCAAATATTATTGCTTCGAGTATTGCAGTTTTGCGCGTCGCGGGATATTTAGCCTATCCATTTTTTCCTAAAAAAATGAATGAGCTCTTACAAAGTATAGGTGAAGATACTTCTGACTTCAGTCACTCATATGCGAGAGCACAAGAGTTTTTTGCAATTCAGAGTGAATTTAGTTTGAAGGAAATTCCTAAACTCTATGCTCGTCTTGACATTGCAGCAGAAATGCTAAAAATGAAACCTGCAAATGAAAGTGCGAGTGTGAAACCTGAAGCAAAGAAAATAATTAAAGTGGATAATAAAAAAGAAGCATCAGTTGAAAATCCAAATATTATCCCTATTCAGGATTTTGCTAAAGTACAAATGCATGTTGGCACAGTTTTAAGTGCTGAATATGTAGAAGGATCAGAAAAATTATTAAGACTCATTGTTTCATTAGGGACTCTTGGTGAAAGACAAATATTTTCTGGAATTAGAGAATGGGTTAAACCTGAAGAAATAGCAAATCGTAAAGTGATAATTGTAAGCAATCTAGCACCTCGGAAAATGAAGTTTGGTATGAGTGAAGGAATGATGCTTGCAACGGACACTGCAGATGGTAAAGTGAGTCCGATTTATCTCCCAGAAAATCTAAAAGAAGGTGCTTTGTTAACTTAA
- a CDS encoding proline--tRNA ligase: protein MRMSKLVGKTVKESPRDAEIPSHKFMLRAGYMRQYSAGIYGLLPLGMRSVAKIEKICREEMNAIEGQEVRMPCSATKELWDETGRYQTFGKDMIRFQDRNEKQMVLNPTHEEPVVYLARTEITSYRQLPLMMYQIQSKFRDEPRPRGGLVRLREFTMKDAYSFHATEEDLKEYYDRAHAAYIRFYKRTGCKNFVSVMSDNGVFGGKYSHEFQMLVPTGEDKLISCLHCKTSSNEEIATSPFIIKKNKLEKLEKVHTPNQKTIDGLSKFLQITPDQTAKAVIFQTLSGTPVVSFVRGDLDVISAKVRNLVKSEVVPATHENLVKAGAVAGSTGPIGLNLHNCYVILDHTVVKSTNLVTGANEKDYHYTNFNAERDFLSTVKEFEKEKVIIGDIAAARAGDPCEVCENPLQETRGIEIGNIFHLGTKYTKDMECTFLDQNGKKQYPIMGCYGIGITRLLPAIIEESHDDRGPILPLPIAPYEIHLCALNRKEEIVSEESEKLYKTLSGLGYEVLFDDRDEKPGSQFADADLIGIPYRIIVSPKTLAEGCVELKYRDNRMEARKIKVTEIIDVLKSEIVAEYKNYNNV from the coding sequence ATGCGTATGTCAAAATTGGTTGGTAAAACTGTAAAAGAATCACCACGTGATGCCGAAATTCCAAGTCATAAATTTATGTTAAGAGCAGGTTATATGCGCCAGTATTCAGCTGGAATTTATGGTCTTCTCCCTCTTGGAATGAGAAGCGTTGCAAAAATTGAAAAAATCTGTCGTGAAGAAATGAATGCGATTGAAGGCCAAGAAGTGCGTATGCCTTGTTCAGCAACAAAAGAACTTTGGGATGAAACGGGTCGTTACCAAACTTTCGGCAAAGATATGATTCGTTTTCAGGATCGCAACGAAAAACAGATGGTCTTGAATCCGACACACGAAGAACCCGTTGTTTATTTAGCGCGCACAGAAATTACCAGTTACAGACAACTTCCTCTTATGATGTACCAGATCCAATCCAAATTCCGCGATGAGCCACGTCCACGCGGTGGCTTAGTCCGTTTGCGTGAATTTACTATGAAAGATGCTTACAGTTTTCATGCGACAGAAGAGGATCTCAAAGAATATTATGACAGAGCGCATGCAGCTTACATTCGTTTTTATAAGCGCACAGGTTGTAAAAACTTCGTTAGTGTTATGTCCGATAACGGTGTATTTGGTGGAAAATATTCACATGAGTTTCAAATGCTCGTGCCAACAGGTGAAGATAAACTCATTTCTTGTTTACATTGTAAAACAAGTTCTAACGAAGAAATTGCAACATCACCATTTATTATTAAAAAAAATAAATTAGAAAAACTTGAAAAAGTTCACACGCCAAACCAAAAAACGATTGATGGCTTAAGTAAATTTTTACAGATAACTCCAGATCAAACTGCAAAAGCAGTTATTTTCCAAACACTCTCTGGAACACCTGTTGTTTCTTTTGTGCGCGGAGATCTCGATGTTATCAGTGCAAAAGTTCGTAATTTAGTCAAATCAGAAGTTGTCCCTGCAACCCATGAAAATCTCGTAAAAGCAGGCGCGGTCGCTGGAAGCACGGGACCAATAGGACTCAATCTGCACAACTGTTACGTTATTTTAGATCACACTGTTGTAAAAAGTACAAATTTAGTAACAGGTGCCAATGAAAAAGATTATCATTATACAAATTTTAATGCAGAAAGAGATTTTCTTTCAACTGTAAAAGAATTTGAAAAAGAAAAGGTGATTATTGGTGATATTGCTGCTGCGCGTGCAGGTGATCCTTGTGAAGTATGTGAAAATCCATTGCAAGAAACACGTGGGATTGAAATTGGAAATATATTTCACTTAGGAACAAAATATACCAAAGATATGGAATGTACTTTTCTCGATCAAAACGGAAAAAAACAATATCCTATTATGGGATGTTATGGAATTGGTATAACACGTCTTCTTCCTGCTATTATTGAAGAAAGCCATGATGACAGAGGCCCAATTTTACCATTGCCGATTGCTCCGTATGAAATTCATTTGTGTGCACTCAATCGGAAAGAAGAGATTGTGAGCGAAGAATCTGAAAAACTTTATAAAACTCTGTCAGGTTTAGGTTACGAAGTGTTATTTGATGACAGAGATGAAAAACCGGGTTCCCAATTTGCCGATGCTGATCTTATTGGAATTCCATATAGAATTATTGTTTCACCAAAAACTCTTGCTGAAGGTTGTGTAGAATTAAAGTACAGAGACAATCGGATGGAAGCAAGAAAAATTAAAGTTACAGAAATTATTGATGTTTTAAAATCTGAAATAGTTGCTGAATATAAGAATTATAATAATGTATGA
- a CDS encoding S8/S53 family peptidase, whose amino-acid sequence MKLKQKIHFPTLTLLGCILIGYPLQVSAETRKKTEDYLSLLDLEEQEVRSYKDYRPEYFEQMKFPKNLKYFKFREPFVTIIDSFIHPLESFNISYTYEHVHSSVSKKDLESPAYIHGTAMASIIGSRLYFDGKSYYKGIFPELPIINRVVIPNGHPTSFYDAVDEAHKMKKENILNISGADIGTKNATEWNELLKKIGSENNILIIAAVGNDGRNINNLPAEKQYWPAAYKPRSKENKEKDPVIRVAALSYKKGSPDIYISQLSTGSRYGSGRVDIGAPGFEIPYLDPNGFKREGNGTSEATAIVSGVVAIMHSCSKDITANFIKKTLLETSDKYDHLKDYITEGRVLNAGKAIAQACNIKKEEEKAKEIDGSNDTLTPHAKKEFVHFEDEL is encoded by the coding sequence ATGAAATTAAAGCAAAAGATACATTTTCCAACTTTGACACTATTAGGTTGTATTTTAATTGGTTATCCTCTCCAAGTCAGTGCAGAAACGAGAAAAAAAACAGAAGATTATCTGAGTCTGTTAGATCTAGAAGAGCAGGAAGTGAGATCCTATAAAGATTACAGACCTGAATATTTTGAACAGATGAAGTTTCCTAAAAACTTAAAGTATTTTAAATTTCGCGAACCATTTGTTACAATAATTGATTCGTTTATTCACCCTCTTGAAAGTTTTAATATCTCTTATACTTATGAGCATGTTCACAGTTCAGTGAGTAAAAAAGATCTTGAAAGTCCTGCTTATATTCATGGAACAGCTATGGCATCAATAATAGGATCGCGTCTTTATTTTGATGGCAAAAGTTACTATAAAGGAATTTTTCCAGAATTACCTATAATTAATAGAGTTGTAATTCCAAATGGACACCCTACTTCGTTTTATGATGCCGTAGATGAAGCACATAAAATGAAAAAAGAAAATATTTTAAATATTTCAGGAGCAGATATTGGAACTAAAAATGCGACAGAATGGAATGAATTGCTTAAAAAAATTGGTTCTGAAAATAATATCTTAATCATTGCAGCCGTTGGAAATGATGGAAGAAATATAAATAATTTACCTGCTGAAAAGCAATACTGGCCAGCTGCATATAAACCGAGATCAAAAGAAAACAAGGAAAAAGATCCTGTTATTCGCGTGGCAGCACTCTCATATAAGAAAGGATCGCCGGATATTTATATTTCACAATTATCAACGGGCAGTCGCTATGGCAGTGGACGAGTTGATATAGGAGCACCTGGCTTTGAAATTCCATACTTAGATCCAAATGGGTTTAAAAGAGAGGGTAATGGCACATCTGAGGCCACTGCAATCGTTTCTGGTGTCGTTGCTATAATGCACTCATGCTCAAAAGATATCACGGCCAATTTTATCAAAAAAACTTTACTTGAAACTTCGGATAAATATGATCACTTAAAAGATTATATTACAGAAGGGCGTGTTTTAAATGCAGGTAAAGCAATTGCACAAGCTTGTAATATAAAAAAAGAAGAAGAAAAAGCTAAAGAAATAGATGGCTCGAATGATACTTTGACTCCGCATGCTAAAAAAGAATTCGTGCATTTTGAAGATGAGTTATAA
- a CDS encoding class I SAM-dependent methyltransferase, with amino-acid sequence MTLELQPENFAIRAQKYWTTEKIKKLMGEKNYTITPLNAPKLLRSLGLLNSDASMSQDNVKKFIQINHMFNLLEEHFAELIKRHKVVRILDAGCGKSYLTFLLAWCFKEKWNHSVEIIGVDTNTKIINDCKQRAQNLGFSDILKFETASLFTYKWTHEKRPNAVIALHACDTATDMALALAIKEKADFIAVAPCCQAELARKWKENKITHPLTPVFNTPQVRREIAAQFTDMFRISLTRANGYEVTATEFVPSTHTPKNRLITCIRRGNNLETAEKEFLSMKDHLGGASILLEELLQKESI; translated from the coding sequence ATGACTTTAGAATTACAACCTGAAAACTTCGCTATTCGTGCACAAAAATATTGGACAACGGAAAAAATTAAAAAATTAATGGGAGAGAAAAATTATACAATCACTCCTCTCAATGCACCTAAATTATTGCGTTCGCTTGGACTTTTAAATTCCGATGCTTCCATGTCACAAGACAATGTTAAGAAATTTATTCAAATAAATCATATGTTCAATTTGCTTGAAGAGCATTTTGCAGAACTGATTAAGCGACATAAAGTTGTGCGCATTCTTGATGCAGGTTGTGGAAAATCTTATCTTACTTTTTTATTGGCTTGGTGCTTTAAAGAAAAATGGAATCACTCAGTCGAAATTATCGGTGTCGATACAAACACAAAAATAATAAATGATTGTAAGCAAAGAGCGCAAAATTTAGGATTTTCAGATATTTTAAAATTCGAAACAGCTTCATTATTTACCTATAAATGGACACATGAAAAAAGACCAAATGCAGTGATTGCTTTGCATGCGTGTGATACGGCAACAGATATGGCTTTAGCGCTTGCAATTAAAGAAAAAGCTGATTTTATCGCCGTTGCGCCATGTTGCCAAGCAGAGCTTGCGCGTAAATGGAAAGAAAATAAAATAACACATCCACTCACTCCCGTTTTTAATACCCCACAGGTTAGGAGAGAGATTGCTGCACAGTTTACTGATATGTTTCGTATCAGTTTAACTCGGGCAAATGGCTATGAAGTAACTGCAACAGAATTTGTTCCTTCTACTCATACTCCCAAAAATAGATTGATCACGTGTATTCGCAGAGGTAACAATTTAGAGACTGCTGAAAAAGAATTTTTATCAATGAAAGATCATCTTGGAGGAGCTAGTATTCTATTAGAAGAATTGCTACAAAAAGAAAGTATCTAA